The following proteins come from a genomic window of Trifolium pratense cultivar HEN17-A07 linkage group LG4, ARS_RC_1.1, whole genome shotgun sequence:
- the LOC123921932 gene encoding UPF0098 protein CPn_0877/CP_0992/CPj0877/CpB0906, which translates to MASDGSEEFKLVSPSIAKEGRIPRQYTDEGQGAKKNISPPLEWYNLPKGTKTLAIVVEDIDAPDPDGPIVPWTHWVVVNIPATIKGLPEGFSGKEEELGGEYAGIKEGNNDWKQPGWRCPKMDTHGHRLQFKLYALDDELHLGNKVTKEKTLDAIEGHMLGEATLMATF; encoded by the exons ATGGCTAGTGATGGAAGTGAAGAGTTCAAGTTGGTGTCACCATCAATAGCAAAAGAAGGAAGAATACCAAGACAATACACGGATGAAGGACAAGGAGCAAAGAAAAATATATCTCCACCTTTGGAATGGTACAACCTACCAAAAGGGACAAAAACTCTTGCAATTGTGGTGGAGGATATTGATGCACCCGACCCAGATGGTCCAATTGTTCCGTGGACACACTGGGTCGTGGTGAATATTCCTGCAACAATAAAGGGATTGCCCGAGGGATTCTCGGGCAAAGAGGAAGAGTTGGGTGGTGAGTATGCCGGGATCAAAGAAGGGAACAACGATTGGAAACAGCCGGGATGGCGCTGTCCTAAGATGGATacacatggtcataggttgcaGTTTAAGCTCTATGCTTTGGATGATGAGCTTCACCTTGGTAACaag GTGACCAAGGAGAAAACATTGGATGCAATAGAAGGGCATATGCTAGGAGAAGCGACCTTGATGGCTACATTCTAA
- the LOC123919430 gene encoding receptor-like protein 7, with protein MRITLVSFLSFIFCYYCIYLSIQISVVSATCLVDQQSLLLQLKNSLMFKPENSTKLKLWNQNIECCNWSGVTCDREGHVVGLDLSGESISGGFDNSSSLFSLQHLQKLNLAANNFSSVIPSGFNKLVMLTYLNLSYANFVGQIPVEISQLTRLVTLDISSLSYLIGQGLKLENPNLQNLVQNLTSIRQLYLDGVIITAKGHEWSKALLPLRGLEELTMSNCNLRGPLDSSLSRLENLSMIILDGNNFSSSVPETFSSFRNLITLSLSSCGLTGTFPKKIFQMGTLSIIDLTFNNNLYGSFPEFPFNGSLQTLRVSKTSFSGAFPYTIGNMRHLSELDLSNSKFNGALPISLSSLTQLRYMDLSSNSFTGPVPSLGMAKNLIHLDLSHNRLSGPIPTSSHFEGMHNLVSIDLGFNSINGSIPSSLFKLALLQKIRLSFNRFSKFDEFNNVSSTVINTLDLSSNNLSGPFPKPIIKLHSLSVLDLSSNRLNGLLQLDELLELRNLTALDLSYNNISIDVNVANDHTFLPNISTLTLASCNLKTFPTFLRNKPKLTILDLSNNQIHGKVPNWIWKLQNLQSFNVSHNMLTGLERPLENLTSNLIALDLHNNQLEGPIPVFPKFASYLDYSMNKFDSVIQQDIGNYLTFTIFLSLSNNSLQGSIPNSLCNASNLQVLDISINNISGTIPSCLMNMTQTLVVLNLRMNNLIGTIPDVFPPSCALRTLDLQKNNLDGQIPKSLVKCSALEVLDLANNNFTGEFPCLFKNISTIRVIVLRKNKFYGPIGCPKTDGTWHMLQIVDLAFNNFSGKLPGKCFTTWEAMKPDENQADSKVKHVQFQVLQFGKIYYHDSVTVTSKGQQLEFVKILTVFTAIDFSSNHFEGEIPRQLFDFKGLYILNLSNNALSGQIPSSIGNLKQLESLDLSKNSLEGEIPKGITSLSFLSFMNVSFNKLSGIIPEGTQIQSFPETSFIGNEKLCGPPSTNKCIRENTSAPTKESVMKFDWQYISSGVGFGVGAGLVFAPLMIWERGRKWSNDIIDKILMVVFPLFGLVYTPIGDDEDDTKEDSNVTEDSDYNEEEDYWSNPRLYCVFCSKFDNNKKKVIHDPNCTCFHSSAGSDSTNYSDSYSS; from the coding sequence ATGAGAATTACATTGGtttcatttctttcttttattttctgttaTTATTGCATATATCTAAGTATCCAAATCTCTGTTGTCTCTGCAACATGTCTTGTTGATCAACAATCATTGCTACTCCAATTAAAGAACAGTCTCATGTTCAAGCCAGAAAATTCTACCAAACTAAAGTTGTGGAATCAAAACATCGAATGCTGCAATTGGAGTGGTGTAACTTGTGACAGGGAAGGACATGTTGTTGGTCTTGATCTAAGTGGAGAATCAATCTCTGGTGGATTTGACAATTCAAGTAGTCTTTTTAGTCTCCAACATCTCCAGAAATTGAACTTGGCTGCTAACAATTTCAGTTCTGTTATTCCATCAGGATTCAACAAGTTGGTGATGTTAACTTATCTGAATTTGTCATATGCTAACTTTGTGGGGCAGATTCCTGTGGAGATTTCTCAGCTTACAAGGTTGGTAACTCTTGATATCTCTTCTCTTAGTTATTTAATAGGACAAGGGCTGAAACTTGAGAACCCAAATCTACAAAACCTTGTCCAAAATCTCACCAGTATTAGGCAGTTGTATCTGGATGGTGTAATTATAACAGCAAAAGGGCATGAATGGAGCAAGGCTTTGTTGCCGTTGCGTGGTCTTGAAGAACTGACCATGTCCAATTGCAATTTAAGAGGACCTCTTGATTCATCTCTGTCAAGACTAGAGAATCTATCAATGATTATTCTTGATGGAAACAATTTTTCATCCTCAGTGCCTGAAACGTTTTCCAGTTTCAGAAATTTGATTACTCTTAGTCTTTCTTCTTGTGGATTGACGGGTACATTTCCGAAGAAGATCTTCCAAATGGGAACATTGTCAATTATTGACTTAACGTTCAACAACAATCTCTATGGTTCGTTTCCGGAATTTCCATTTAATGGATCTCTCCAAACCTTAAGGGTAAGTAAGACAAGCTTCTCCGGAGCATTTCCATATACCATTGGTAACATGAGGCACTTATCTGAATTGGACCTTTCTAATAGTAAATTTAATGGAGCACTTCCCATTTCACTGTCAAGCCTCACACAACTTAGATACATGGATTTGTCATCTAATAGCTTCACGGGTCCAGTGCCATCACTTGGCATGGCCAAAAACCTTATCCACCTAGACCTTTCTCATAATCGTTTAAGTGGTCCAATTCCAACCTCTTCTCACTTTGAAGGAATGCACAATCTTGTAAGCATTGACTTGGGTTTTAATTCTATCAATGGGAGCATCCCTTCATCCCTTTTCAAACTCGCATTACTACAGAAGATTCGGCTTTCATTCAACCGGTTTAGTAAATTTGACGAATTTAATAATGTGTCTTCCACTGTAATTAACACCCTTGATTTAAGTAGCAATAATCTATCTGGGCCTTTTCCGAAGCCTATCATTAAGCTCCATTCACTTTCTGTCCTCGATCTTTCCTCTAACAGGTTGAATGGGCTGCTGCAGCTAGATGAGCTCTTGGAGCTTAGAAATTTAACTGCACTAGACCTTTCATACAACAACATATCAATCGACGTGAATGTTGCAAATGATCATACTTTCCTTCCCAATATTAGCACTCTAACTTTGGCATCCTGCAACCTCAAAACTTTCCCTACTTTCTTGAGAAACAAGCCCAAATTAACCATTCTAGACCTTTCAaacaatcaaattcatggaaaaGTGCCCAACTGGATCTGGAAGCTACAAAATCTTCAAAGCTTTAATGTTTCTCACAATATGCTTACTGGTTTGGAACGACCATTGGAAAACCTCACTTCCAACTTGATAGCCCTTGACCTTCATAACAACCAATTGGAAGGGCCAATACCTGTTTTTCCAAAATTTGCTTCCTATTTGGATTACTCAATGAACAAATTTGATTCTGTTATTCAGCAAGATATTGGTAACTACCTGACTTTCACAATCTTTCTCTCGCTTTCAAATAATAGTTTACAAGGAAGTATCCCTAATTCCCTCTGCAATGCTTCAAATCTTCAAGTGCTTGATATTTCGATTAATAACATTTCTGGAACAATTCCTTCATGTCTAATGAATATGACTCAAACCCTTGTGGTATTAAATCTGAGGATGAACAATCTCATTGGTACtatcccagatgtgtttccacCTTCTTGCGCTCTAAGGACTCTTGATCTCCAAAAGAATAACTTAGATGGACAGATTCCAAAATCTCTTGTGAAGTGCTCAGCTCTAGAAGTGTTAGACCTTGCTAATAACAACTTCACTGGCGAATTTCCATGTTTGTTCAAGAATATATCCACAATCCGTGTAATAGTCTTGCGCAAAAACAAGTTCTATGGTCCCATTGGATGTCCAAAAACCGATGGCACTTGGCATATGCTTCAGATAGTTGATCTAGCCTTTAACAACTTCAGTGGAAAACTACCTGGTAAATGTTTCACAACGTGGGAGGCAATGAAGCCTGATGAAAACCAAGCTGATTCTAAGGTAAAACACGTCCAATTTCAGGTTCTCCAATTTGGTAAGATATATTATCACGATTCTGTGACAGTTACAAGCAAAGGTCAACAACTGGAGTTCGTTAAAATTCTAACAGTTTTCACTGCCATCGACTTCTCGTCAAACCATTTTGAAGGCGAAATACCAAGACAGTTATTTGACTTCAAAGGACTCTATATACTCAACTTGTCAAACAATGCACTTTCTGGCCAAATTCCGTCATCTATTGGAAATTTGAAGCAGCTTGAGTCCTTAGATCTTTCAAAAAACTCCCTGGAAGGAGAAATTCCAAAAGGGATTACGAGTCTTTCTTTCCTATCATTCATGAACGTTTCTTTTAATAAACTTTCAGGAATAATCCCTGAAGGTACACAAATCCAATCATTTCCAGAAACTTCATTCATTGGTAATGAAAAACTATGTGGCCCTCCATCGACAAATAAATGCATCCGCGAAAATACAAGTGCACCAACAAAAGAATCTGTCATGAAATTTGACTGGCAGTATATATCCAGTGGAGTTGGTTTTGGAGTTGGAGCTGGACTAGTTTTTGCACCATTGATGATTTGGGAGAGAGGTAGAAAATGGAGCAATGATATCATTGACAAAATTCTAATGGTGGTTTTTCCATTATTTGGATTGGTCTATACTCCAATTGGCGATGATGAAGATGACACAAAAGAAGACTCAAATGTGACAGAGGACAGTGATTACAACGAAGAGGAAGATTATTGGAGTAATCCAAGGTTGTATTGTGTGTTTTGTTCTAAATTTGACAACAATAAGAAAAAGGTCATTCATGACCCTAATTGCACATGCTTCCACTCATCAGCAGGTTCAGATTCAACCAATTATTCAGATTCATATTCATCTTAG